The following proteins come from a genomic window of Malus sylvestris chromosome 4, drMalSylv7.2, whole genome shotgun sequence:
- the LOC126618161 gene encoding uncharacterized protein LOC126618161, which translates to MADQSGDPSSPSGRVVLESPTASERSEGKGTSEELQATMIQLREELAELRRTVAQNAQPRARPVFRVTYQKPYPEYIDELNPFPLNFKMPAFPTFTGEDSSVSSKDHIFKFSNHCVAYEGNPNYKLRLFGNSLASLASQWYSLLPPNSIANWGQMEMAFHEQFYRIEPELTINDLVEVKQYDHESTEDFMMRLLQEEQQVKHTSKVPPFYKNKATIHRVEVGETRPEREDGHDEENIDVCAAEMTTPFKPLTVKGLVQPVKDQKVVMNDGGFVPMKPPKYQSYSFDLAKASEIYEELVRARVILPDNTKKIPNPEELKGKKYCKVQYTFNHSIVNCVQFRDWIQDLIVKGKLLLDSPQASMMVDTNPFPEALINMINLILQEPGSPFGTAEKEKGPGCPNTSA; encoded by the exons ATGGCGGATCAATCAGGAGATCCTTCTTCCCCATCAGGACGAGTGGTCTTAGAAAGTCCAACCGCATCTGAGAGATCGGAAGGAAAGGGAACTAGTGAAGAACTACAAGCTACTATGATCCAA CTGAGGGAAGAATTGGCTGAGCTAAGAAGGACAGTAGCTCAAAATGCTCAGCCGCGGGCTCGCCCAGTGTTCAGGGTCACTTACCAAAAGCCTTATCCTGAATATATTGACGAGCTCAATCCATTccctctcaacttcaagatgcctgCATTCCCAACGTTCACAGGTGAAGACAGTAGCGTGTCCTCCAAagaccacattttcaaattctccaatcattgtGTGGCATATGAAGGCAACCCAAATTATAAAttgaggttgtttgggaattcatTGGCGAGTTTAGCATCTCAGTGGTACTCTCTATTACCCCCTAATTCTATtgccaactgggggcaaatggagatggctttccacGAACAGTTTTACAGAATAGAGCCAGAATTGACTATCAATGACcttgttgaagtcaaacaatacGATCATGAATCTACTgaggacttcatgatgag GCTGTTGCAAGAAGAGCAACAAGTGAAGCACACTTCCAAGGTCCCTCCCttctacaaaaacaaagctaCAATTCATCGTGTGGAAGTGGGAGAAACCAGGCCAGAGCGTGAGGATGGCCATGATGAAGAAAACATAGATGTATGTGCTGCTGAAATGACTACACCTTTCAAACCACTGACGGTAAAGGGGCTAGTCCAACCTGTCAAAGATCAGAAGGTCGTAATGAACGATGGTGGTTTCGTCCCCATGAAACCACCCAAGTACCAGAGTTATTCGTTCGATTTGGCCAAGGCATCTGAGATCTATGAAGAACTGGTACGGGCAAGAGTAATTTTGCCCGACAATACCAAAAAGATACCCAATCCAGAAGAACTCAAGGGGAAAAAGTATTGTAAGGTGCAgtataccttcaaccattccatagttaattgtgtccagtttagaGATTGGATACAAGATCTTATAGTGAAGGGAAAGCTGTTACTTGACTCGCCCCAAGCCAGTATGATGGTGGATACTAACCCTTTCCCTGAGGCTCTTATCAATATGATCAACCTCATTTTACAAGAGCCAGGGTCACCATTTGGTACTGCAGAGAAAGAAAAGGGCCCAGGTTGTCCCAACACCTCTGCATGA